A part of Haladaptatus caseinilyticus genomic DNA contains:
- a CDS encoding saccharopine dehydrogenase family protein, whose amino-acid sequence MTDELLIYGSYGYTGALVAKTAVDEGESPVLAGRQAEAVEAQATELGLDHQTFSLEHPAIIEQSVSHFDAVLNCAGPFSSTATPLIDACLETGTDYLDITGQIDVLESIAERDDDAIEADVTLLPAVGFDVVPTDCLAVYLADQVDNPTRLRLALDGLQTFSPGTGKSIVEGLHRPGAVHENGEIRDVPPAWRTRTFAFDGMHKKAVTVPWGDVSTAFYATNIPNIETYATVPEYAIKVMKRSGKFTRVLGSKPVQAGLKTLIDNMVSGPTAAQREQNVTRVVGEVETDDGEQVSAHLQTPDTYDLTAKTAIESARRVLDNGVEAGFLTPGEAFGSDYVLTFPGVERRDIDSHD is encoded by the coding sequence ATGACCGACGAGTTGCTCATTTACGGGTCGTACGGCTATACTGGGGCCTTAGTCGCCAAAACTGCGGTTGACGAGGGAGAGTCACCAGTGCTGGCTGGGCGACAAGCTGAAGCAGTTGAGGCACAGGCAACCGAGCTCGGGCTTGATCACCAGACGTTTAGTCTCGAGCATCCAGCAATTATCGAGCAGTCTGTGAGCCACTTCGATGCGGTATTGAACTGTGCCGGACCGTTCTCGTCGACGGCGACTCCGCTCATCGACGCCTGTCTGGAGACCGGAACTGACTATCTTGACATTACAGGCCAGATTGATGTGCTTGAATCCATCGCTGAGCGAGATGATGACGCCATTGAGGCAGATGTGACACTTCTTCCGGCAGTCGGATTCGATGTCGTTCCGACAGACTGCCTCGCTGTCTATCTCGCCGATCAGGTCGATAACCCGACTCGCTTACGGCTTGCACTTGACGGTTTACAGACGTTCTCACCAGGCACAGGGAAATCAATCGTTGAGGGACTCCATCGGCCGGGAGCAGTCCACGAGAACGGTGAGATACGAGATGTACCTCCGGCGTGGAGAACCCGTACGTTCGCATTTGACGGGATGCATAAAAAGGCAGTCACAGTGCCGTGGGGCGATGTCTCGACCGCCTTTTACGCGACGAATATTCCAAACATCGAAACGTATGCGACGGTTCCTGAGTACGCAATTAAGGTAATGAAGCGGTCGGGAAAATTCACGCGGGTTCTCGGATCGAAACCCGTTCAAGCGGGGTTAAAGACCCTTATTGACAACATGGTCTCTGGCCCAACTGCAGCACAACGTGAACAAAATGTAACGCGGGTCGTCGGGGAGGTCGAAACTGATGATGGTGAACAAGTGAGTGCGCACTTACAGACGCCGGATACGTATGACCTAACCGCAAAGACAGCCATCGAATCAGCTCGTCGTGTTCTAGACAATGGAGTAGAGGCAGGATTCCTGACGCCCGGTGAAGCATTCGGTTCTGACTATGTGCTCACCTTTCCTGGCGTTGAACGTCGAGATATCGACTCACATGACTGA
- a CDS encoding aldo/keto reductase — MASTTEAVTINGVTIPALGLGTAPMTGRECRVAVEQALELGYRHVDTAQMYNNEDAVGAGITAAAVDREDVFVTTKLNRGNVAPEKVLSSVEASLDRLDTTYIDLLLIHAPSNRVQITDTIGAMNDLQDRGLVHHIGVSNFSVEQTRAAMEASRTPIVTNQVQYNPYHRRDNLLAFCIQHDVSLTAYTPLAKGRVATNETLITIGEQYGKTGAQVALRWLLQQSNVIAIPKASRSEHLQENFDVFDFKLTDDEMDAIFAVTGGVIDRLREMFQ, encoded by the coding sequence ATGGCATCGACGACAGAAGCCGTGACCATCAATGGCGTCACTATCCCGGCCCTCGGCCTCGGAACGGCCCCTATGACTGGTCGAGAATGCCGCGTGGCTGTCGAACAAGCGTTGGAGTTGGGATATCGTCACGTGGACACAGCACAGATGTACAACAACGAAGACGCGGTCGGAGCGGGCATCACCGCTGCTGCTGTCGACAGGGAGGATGTCTTCGTCACGACGAAACTCAACCGCGGGAACGTGGCGCCAGAGAAGGTGTTGTCCTCAGTCGAGGCAAGTCTCGACCGACTCGACACAACATATATCGACCTGCTATTGATCCACGCGCCGAGTAATCGTGTTCAGATTACAGACACGATCGGAGCGATGAATGATTTACAAGACCGTGGTCTCGTGCATCATATTGGGGTGAGCAATTTTTCGGTCGAGCAGACGCGGGCCGCAATGGAGGCATCACGGACGCCGATCGTCACGAACCAGGTGCAGTACAATCCATACCATCGCCGGGACAACCTGCTTGCGTTTTGCATCCAGCACGACGTGAGTCTCACAGCGTATACGCCGTTGGCAAAGGGCCGCGTTGCGACCAACGAAACGCTCATCACGATCGGCGAACAGTACGGCAAGACCGGTGCACAGGTCGCATTACGGTGGTTACTCCAGCAGTCGAACGTTATCGCGATCCCTAAAGCCTCTCGGAGCGAACATTTGCAGGAAAATTTCGACGTCTTTGACTTCAAACTCACCGACGACGAGATGGATGCGATTTTTGCGGTCACCGGAGGGGTGATCGATCGTCTCCGAGAGATGTTCCAATGA
- a CDS encoding helix-turn-helix transcriptional regulator → MSAGIDNIQFLATSAHRVGVLEALRDGPTDRQELCEATGASSPTVGRVLADFSERQWLVRDGPTYGLTSLGEYVADRFLALRDVMEIEEKLRDVWHWLPVEMPGFSVDLFADAVVSYPGPGYPYEPVERLSQLIASTSSLRGFDNIVYKSSNLETACGAVLEGMTFEYVFTPEALEGTFAWNPDRIMEVTACENAAIFVHDNLPDGDRCGLGIVDDRAGICCHDTETGALVAVIDTDAPKAREWAISVFEEVRVEATPLDAAAFDSTAPS, encoded by the coding sequence ATGAGCGCAGGTATCGACAACATCCAGTTCTTGGCCACGTCGGCCCACCGAGTCGGCGTCCTCGAAGCGTTGCGCGACGGCCCGACCGACCGTCAAGAGCTGTGTGAGGCCACCGGTGCCTCCTCGCCGACCGTCGGGCGGGTGCTCGCCGACTTCAGCGAACGTCAATGGCTCGTTAGGGATGGCCCCACGTACGGACTGACCTCTCTCGGCGAGTACGTCGCCGATCGATTTCTGGCTCTCCGGGACGTGATGGAAATCGAAGAGAAGCTCCGCGACGTCTGGCACTGGCTGCCGGTGGAGATGCCGGGTTTTTCCGTCGATCTCTTCGCCGACGCGGTGGTTTCCTACCCCGGGCCAGGGTACCCCTACGAGCCCGTCGAGCGTCTCAGCCAGCTCATTGCGTCTACCTCGTCGTTGCGTGGGTTCGACAACATCGTCTACAAGTCGAGCAACCTGGAGACAGCCTGCGGCGCGGTTCTCGAGGGAATGACATTCGAGTACGTGTTTACGCCCGAGGCCCTGGAGGGTACCTTCGCCTGGAACCCAGACCGGATTATGGAGGTTACTGCCTGCGAGAACGCGGCCATCTTCGTCCATGACAACCTTCCCGACGGCGACCGCTGCGGCCTCGGCATCGTAGACGACCGGGCTGGCATCTGCTGCCACGACACCGAGACCGGGGCGCTCGTGGCTGTAATCGACACCGACGCCCCGAAAGCCCGTGAGTGGGCCATCTCGGTCTTCGAGGAGGTTCGTGTGGAGGCGACTCCGTTAGACGCCGCCGCCTTCGATTCCACCGCGCCATCGTAA
- a CDS encoding flavin-containing monooxygenase, with translation MTERYDTIVIGGGQAGLATGYYLQQYDQDFVILDASDRVGDAWRTRWDSLQVFTPARYSTLPGMDYPGSPYAFPTKDEVADYLETYALHFDLPVGLGVRVDGLERSGDGFLVSAGNRRFEADNVIVAMASYQVPKIPEFASELSDDIVQLHTSDYRNPDQLQDGDVLVVGAGNSGSEIALDVADEHETWLSGRDVGHVPFHIDSWFGRHLGVPFVMRVLFHRILTTGTPIGRRKRPQILSQGIQMVRVKPSDLAAAGIERVPRTTGVRNGRPVVGDDDVLDVENVIWCTGFQPDFSWIDLPIFDGKEEPKEPVHLRGVVPDEPGLYFVGLFFLYAMTSGLFTGLGRDAEYVVDHLTSRTRQQHPHPSYTGSVDEAPDQS, from the coding sequence ATGACCGAGCGATACGACACCATCGTCATCGGTGGCGGTCAGGCTGGACTGGCGACCGGGTACTACCTGCAACAGTACGATCAGGACTTCGTCATCCTCGATGCGAGCGACCGCGTCGGCGACGCATGGCGAACCCGCTGGGACTCCCTTCAAGTATTCACGCCAGCCCGCTACTCGACCCTGCCGGGGATGGACTATCCGGGCTCACCGTACGCCTTCCCCACAAAGGACGAGGTCGCCGACTATCTAGAAACCTACGCCCTGCATTTCGACCTGCCCGTCGGACTCGGCGTCCGAGTGGACGGGCTGGAACGGAGCGGCGATGGTTTCCTTGTGAGCGCCGGCAACCGGCGGTTCGAGGCGGACAACGTCATTGTGGCGATGGCGAGCTACCAGGTCCCAAAGATTCCTGAGTTCGCGTCGGAGCTCTCTGACGACATCGTTCAGTTGCACACAAGTGACTACCGCAATCCCGATCAGCTCCAGGACGGGGACGTGCTCGTCGTTGGGGCGGGTAACTCCGGTTCCGAGATCGCCCTCGACGTCGCCGACGAACACGAGACGTGGTTGTCTGGCCGGGACGTTGGCCACGTGCCGTTCCATATCGACTCGTGGTTCGGCCGTCACTTGGGTGTCCCTTTCGTGATGCGCGTGCTCTTTCACAGAATCCTCACGACGGGGACGCCCATCGGGCGTCGGAAGCGCCCGCAGATACTGTCACAGGGCATCCAGATGGTTCGAGTCAAACCAAGTGACTTGGCCGCGGCTGGCATCGAGCGAGTGCCTCGCACGACCGGCGTCCGAAACGGTCGCCCAGTCGTTGGGGACGACGACGTCCTCGATGTCGAGAACGTCATCTGGTGCACTGGCTTCCAGCCTGACTTCTCGTGGATCGACCTCCCGATCTTCGACGGGAAAGAAGAGCCCAAGGAGCCCGTCCACCTGCGCGGCGTCGTCCCGGACGAACCTGGCCTGTATTTTGTCGGCCTGTTTTTCCTATACGCGATGACGTCGGGGCTGTTCACCGGCCTCGGAAGGGATGCGGAGTACGTCGTCGACCACCTGACGTCAAGGACGCGACAGCAGCACCCCCATCCGAGTTACACCGGATCGGTGGACGAAGCCCCAGATCAGTCGTAA
- a CDS encoding primase-associated protein, producing the protein MTRKTPLNDDYTAYRVAALPRDAGEFQLSQLFERGYQHWMVDETQETEKLLADIERFTCDAFTPSTRRKATERPYVDDPGMLAVLVTLGAVCIVDHPKLEDTPPRRLALLGDLRELYVNNIASLVREYEDWSLHQEIAEILYAKEPGEDGPHSGRACTEITTRSEFGDGYYLEIPLVAASRKCLARADRDGNQQGEIQAHIADNNLYVPVSDFMTKYRSYAEDAFGRLLTAQEEALTPKQRSWLTANESAITDRIDRFFEAGQTHRLWENWSTQKRDLLTIINAVKAADTDTVQLGESQTARELYDALDAYEPDRRWEQHACDAITSSRTLGNALTAMQNHPSVTVESGWRNLYTLTEYNDGAQPIHIDDLEDLFELPCLAAMDERLQEKKPVRKDLFNLVRMAWWLPQYRDTSTAEFISDVKKLFSRWPWYDEETTEYQIRYELENDIGGEIPLPMNCSNGDMQRYCIGRDQCPYSIYGSLPFPNDMYEQLDTQSE; encoded by the coding sequence ATGACCCGAAAGACACCGCTAAATGACGACTATACCGCCTATCGAGTGGCGGCACTGCCACGTGATGCAGGAGAGTTCCAGCTTTCACAGCTGTTTGAGCGTGGGTATCAACACTGGATGGTCGACGAGACACAAGAAACAGAGAAGTTACTCGCGGATATCGAGCGGTTCACGTGCGATGCATTTACGCCTAGCACACGTCGGAAGGCCACAGAGCGACCGTATGTTGACGACCCAGGGATGCTCGCCGTTCTCGTGACTCTTGGCGCGGTCTGTATTGTGGATCATCCCAAACTCGAAGACACGCCACCTCGACGCCTTGCTCTGCTCGGTGATCTGCGTGAACTCTATGTGAACAACATTGCCTCACTCGTACGAGAATACGAGGATTGGTCGCTCCACCAGGAGATCGCAGAAATTCTCTATGCGAAAGAGCCTGGTGAAGACGGTCCGCACTCGGGTCGCGCCTGTACGGAAATCACGACACGATCCGAATTCGGTGATGGATATTATCTCGAAATTCCACTCGTTGCTGCCTCGCGGAAGTGCTTGGCGCGGGCGGATCGTGACGGTAACCAGCAGGGCGAGATCCAAGCACACATCGCGGACAACAATCTGTATGTCCCTGTCTCGGATTTTATGACGAAGTATCGGTCATATGCCGAGGATGCATTTGGACGACTACTCACTGCCCAGGAAGAAGCACTTACCCCAAAGCAACGCAGCTGGCTAACTGCAAACGAGTCAGCAATCACAGACCGGATCGACCGGTTTTTCGAGGCGGGACAGACTCATCGCCTCTGGGAAAATTGGAGTACGCAAAAACGAGATCTATTGACGATCATCAACGCCGTCAAAGCCGCAGATACTGACACAGTGCAGCTTGGTGAATCGCAGACTGCGCGAGAACTGTACGATGCCCTTGATGCATACGAGCCTGATCGAAGATGGGAACAACACGCCTGTGATGCGATTACATCGTCCCGAACTCTCGGAAATGCCCTCACCGCAATGCAAAATCATCCAAGTGTGACTGTCGAGTCTGGCTGGCGTAACCTCTATACGCTCACCGAGTACAACGATGGAGCACAACCGATTCATATTGACGATCTCGAGGATCTCTTTGAACTTCCCTGTCTGGCGGCGATGGACGAGCGGCTCCAAGAGAAAAAACCGGTCCGCAAAGACTTGTTCAATCTTGTGCGGATGGCATGGTGGTTGCCCCAGTATCGTGACACGAGTACAGCAGAATTCATCAGTGATGTGAAAAAGTTGTTCTCCCGGTGGCCATGGTATGATGAAGAGACGACGGAGTACCAGATTCGATACGAACTCGAGAACGATATCGGTGGTGAGATCCCCCTCCCAATGAACTGTTCAAATGGTGATATGCAGCGCTATTGTATCGGGCGCGACCAGTGTCCATACTCGATCTATGGCAGTCTTCCGTTCCCTAACGATATGTACGAGCAGCTCGATACGCAGTCAGAGTAG
- a CDS encoding bifunctional DNA primase/polymerase, translating into MTTPRRAATREEIHTYYTESFPAHIDTLPSFITAVGPKEYALAFREAYPVRKQGAPDRTFIRRETWQTNKSGDRLTKQFNSIDELIEFIQYPARHDPLQGSNYALADPDLLERPEPRPDAVYYALDHWERPWVLAVDIDAKDIAARRAASGAEPTTESTKQVDSEHLRETRIVDSAPEGYPYAFADIEQALEYGFAVQEIFEDDFAATETMVVYSGQGCHVYLLDTDHKHRYDEQSREVINDLLLEEYEIPIDPVVTADRRRVMRLPYSLHADVSRVVQPIQSPDFDFRTEAIPSFLTT; encoded by the coding sequence ATGACTACACCTCGGAGGGCAGCAACCCGTGAAGAAATCCACACGTACTATACGGAGAGTTTTCCAGCCCATATTGATACGCTGCCCTCATTCATTACCGCAGTGGGGCCAAAGGAGTACGCTCTTGCGTTCCGTGAGGCGTACCCCGTTCGGAAGCAGGGCGCACCCGATCGAACGTTCATCCGTCGGGAAACGTGGCAGACCAACAAGTCTGGCGATCGACTCACAAAGCAGTTCAACTCAATAGACGAGCTGATCGAGTTCATTCAATATCCAGCTCGGCACGACCCGCTCCAAGGAAGTAATTACGCACTTGCTGATCCGGATCTCCTCGAACGACCCGAGCCACGACCCGACGCAGTGTATTATGCGCTCGATCATTGGGAACGCCCGTGGGTGCTTGCCGTCGATATCGACGCCAAAGACATCGCAGCACGGCGAGCAGCATCCGGCGCAGAACCGACCACCGAATCCACGAAACAAGTCGATTCCGAACACCTTCGAGAGACACGTATCGTTGACAGTGCCCCGGAGGGCTATCCCTATGCGTTCGCGGACATCGAGCAAGCCCTTGAGTATGGGTTTGCTGTCCAGGAGATTTTCGAGGATGACTTCGCGGCTACGGAGACAATGGTTGTGTACTCGGGACAAGGATGTCACGTCTACCTGCTCGATACCGACCACAAGCACCGCTACGACGAGCAGAGTCGCGAAGTAATCAACGACCTCCTGCTTGAAGAGTATGAGATCCCGATTGATCCTGTCGTTACGGCCGACCGACGACGCGTGATGCGCCTCCCATACTCACTCCACGCCGATGTCTCGCGAGTCGTCCAACCAATCCAGAGTCCGGATTTCGACTTTCGAACCGAGGCCATCCCCAGTTTTCTCACAACATGA